The DNA window AAAATCCTGCGCCAGCAACACACGTGAGAGCCGGGTGAATTCTTCCGTCATCGTGTTCCAGCTTTTGGATTCGATAGCGCCAGCGGCATTGAAAAAGCGCATAGCATCTCTGTTTTGGTAGAGGGACGTCCGTTGCCGAATCATGTCGGGAATACTTTTATACTCCATTTTGTATTTATTAAATGATGATAAATTATGCCTGTTATAAAACAGAAGAACTCTGTCACACTCCCCAATTTGCAAGCTTAAGTTGATGAGCAGGCGCAAACCGTGCGATGACTTCCATGCCTTTAATTGTGGTGTTTTTCAAAGAGCTCAACTTTATTTTCAAAAATTATAGAACACCGCAAAGAGAAATAAAGTTTTTCAAATATACTTTTTTAATTAGGAGACGAGTATCGTCCTGTCTCCGATAGCTCAATTTTTTAGTTTGACCTTTGGATGCGTTACGGTTTTTTATATCCATTATAAGAATGCATCTCGCTGCTGGGTTTGCGATTTTTGGCGGGAGGCTCATTTTTTTCCGGATAGCCCACAGCAATCAGCAAACCGATGGTTTTATCTTTTGGAATAGCCAGCAGTTGTTTTATCTTTTTCTGGTCGAACCAGCCGAGCATGCAGGTGCCCAGACCAAGCTCTGCGGCCTGCAGACAGAAATGCACTGCGGTGATGCCGGTGTCGATCATCGGGAAATCTCTTTTCTTGATGACCGCGCCAATCTGTGTGATGACTTTTGGTTTTTCGATAACCAGCGCCACCAGAACCGGTGCCTGATGGGTAAATTTATTAAAAGCTACCAGCGAACTATACGTAGCTTTTGCCAGCTGCTGCAAGAGTGCAGGTTCGTCAGTAACCACAAAATGCCAGGGTTGCGAATTGCTTGCCGA is part of the Bacteroidales bacterium genome and encodes:
- a CDS encoding nitroreductase family protein, with product MEFIDLVKQRYSARRFKPTPVARGELSKCIEAARLAPSASNSQPWHFVVTDEPALLQQLAKATYSSLVAFNKFTHQAPVLVALVIEKPKVITQIGAVIKKRDFPMIDTGITAVHFCLQAAELGLGTCMLGWFDQKKIKQLLAIPKDKTIGLLIAVGYPEKNEPPAKNRKPSSEMHSYNGYKKP